A DNA window from Bacteroides cellulosilyticus contains the following coding sequences:
- the cbiD gene encoding cobalt-precorrin-5B (C(1))-methyltransferase CbiD, which produces MILILGGTTEGRIAARTLEEAGKPFYYSTKGDEQEVTMHHGIRLQGAMDELDLERCCREHNIQLLVDAAHPFAIQLHQTVEKVAHTLNLLVIRFERIYPPRDEEHIIWCEDFEDAIRQIRKEDIFTLLALTGVQSIAKLKPLWQESACCYFRILNRESSRRLAEREGFPEKYLHYYHAGEDERILLQRLHPEAILIKESGLSGGFNEKVEAALQEGIRIFAIRRPPMPGSFMIVNGEHGLRRMIEKHLPDFYPLRSGLTTGTCAAAAAVAATWDIFNVQRQSRPEEFPVILPNGETIYVPVEEQERYPHPSCVNDDWMLEADATVIKDAGDDPDVTNGMQIKANVALPFRFDDPTPAELGADDYTVIVCGGEGIGIVTLSGLGLEVGGPAINVTPRKMIENNVKACLQRLGISKHPNPFAVTISVPGGEEIARRTFNPRLGIEGGISIIGTSGIVKPFSSEAFVDSIRKSMEVGRATGSPRIVLNSGAKSEKYVRGYYPELPAQAFIHYGNFIGDTIKIAADLEIKAVTLGIMIGKAVKLAEGNLDTHSKQVTMNKDFLLDLAFNAGCGDEVPAIIKKITLARELWTLLPADDLQAFCTHLLELCHQHCDPLLPDGELTILLISEEGKII; this is translated from the coding sequence ATGATATTAATATTAGGTGGAACCACCGAAGGGCGCATCGCTGCCCGTACCCTTGAAGAAGCCGGAAAACCATTCTACTACTCTACCAAAGGAGACGAGCAGGAAGTAACTATGCACCACGGTATCCGCCTGCAAGGTGCCATGGACGAACTGGACTTGGAGCGCTGTTGCCGGGAACATAACATTCAATTACTGGTAGACGCCGCCCACCCCTTTGCCATACAACTGCACCAGACCGTAGAGAAAGTAGCCCATACCCTGAACCTGCTTGTCATCCGATTCGAACGTATTTATCCGCCACGTGATGAAGAACACATCATCTGGTGCGAAGATTTTGAAGATGCCATCCGGCAAATCAGAAAAGAAGATATCTTCACCCTCCTCGCTCTGACAGGCGTACAAAGCATCGCCAAGCTAAAGCCTCTCTGGCAGGAAAGTGCCTGTTGCTACTTCCGTATCCTTAACCGTGAGAGCTCCCGCCGCCTGGCCGAACGTGAAGGTTTTCCCGAAAAATATCTGCATTACTACCATGCAGGCGAAGACGAACGCATCCTGTTACAGCGACTTCACCCCGAAGCCATATTGATAAAGGAAAGCGGACTTTCCGGAGGATTCAATGAAAAAGTGGAAGCTGCCCTTCAGGAAGGTATCCGCATTTTTGCAATCCGTCGTCCGCCAATGCCCGGAAGTTTTATGATAGTGAACGGTGAGCATGGCCTACGCCGGATGATTGAAAAGCATCTGCCCGACTTTTATCCTTTGCGTAGTGGTCTGACTACGGGTACTTGTGCAGCCGCAGCCGCTGTAGCTGCAACCTGGGATATTTTCAACGTTCAACGCCAGTCCCGTCCTGAAGAATTCCCCGTTATTCTCCCTAACGGAGAAACCATTTATGTTCCCGTCGAAGAGCAAGAACGCTACCCGCATCCCAGCTGTGTGAACGATGACTGGATGCTGGAAGCAGATGCCACTGTCATCAAAGATGCAGGTGATGACCCCGATGTAACCAATGGCATGCAAATCAAGGCCAATGTTGCCCTACCTTTCCGTTTTGACGATCCAACACCCGCAGAACTTGGAGCTGATGATTATACCGTTATTGTCTGTGGAGGCGAAGGCATAGGCATTGTCACCTTATCCGGTTTAGGGCTGGAAGTAGGAGGACCTGCCATCAACGTTACTCCCCGCAAAATGATTGAAAACAATGTAAAGGCATGCCTTCAACGACTTGGAATTTCCAAACACCCCAATCCTTTTGCCGTCACTATTTCCGTACCGGGTGGCGAAGAGATAGCCCGACGGACTTTTAATCCCCGTTTGGGTATAGAGGGCGGTATTTCTATCATCGGAACTTCGGGCATTGTGAAGCCTTTCTCTTCCGAAGCATTTGTAGATTCCATCCGCAAATCTATGGAAGTAGGTCGGGCAACAGGAAGTCCGCGCATCGTCCTTAATTCGGGTGCAAAGAGTGAAAAGTATGTCCGGGGATACTATCCCGAACTGCCTGCACAGGCATTTATTCATTACGGAAACTTCATTGGAGATACGATAAAGATTGCCGCAGATTTGGAAATCAAAGCGGTGACTTTGGGTATCATGATAGGAAAAGCCGTGAAGCTGGCAGAAGGCAATCTGGATACGCACAGCAAACAGGTGACGATGAATAAAGACTTCCTTCTGGATCTGGCCTTCAATGCGGGTTGTGGAGATGAAGTACCTGCCATTATTAAAAAGATAACACTGGCGCGAGAGTTGTGGACATTGCTCCCGGCAGATGATTTGCAGGCCTTTTGCACCCATTTGCTTGAGTTGTGCCACCAGCATTGCGACCCGCTTCTGCCCGATGGAGAGCTGACCATTCTGCTCATTAGTGAAGAAGGGAAAATAATATGA
- a CDS encoding SDR family oxidoreductase encodes MKHPQIILVTGASSGFGRVIATRLAAQGHIVYGSSRKALSDNPGFKMLQLDITDPASVFNAISTILEEQGSIDVLVNNAGMGISGAIELTTEEEIQRQMNTNFTGAVRMCAAVLPFMRKAGHGRIINISSIAGVFAVPFQAFYSASKFAIEGYSEALYQEVKPLGIQVCVVEPGDFQTGFTAQRQVSQTSLSHAQYGESFAKAMRNVEQSENNGCRPEKLGQAICKLVNSRHPAFRTKVGPWEQVFFARIKPMLPFSLVDWLIRKFY; translated from the coding sequence ATGAAACACCCTCAAATAATCCTCGTCACCGGTGCTTCTTCCGGTTTTGGAAGAGTCATTGCTACGCGGTTGGCTGCACAAGGACATATCGTTTATGGTTCCAGTCGGAAAGCATTATCCGATAATCCCGGCTTCAAAATGTTGCAATTGGATATTACTGATCCTGCATCGGTATTCAACGCCATATCTACAATTCTGGAAGAGCAAGGCAGCATCGATGTACTTGTCAACAATGCTGGGATGGGCATCAGCGGAGCTATCGAACTCACTACCGAGGAAGAGATACAGCGCCAGATGAATACGAATTTCACGGGTGCCGTCCGTATGTGTGCAGCAGTACTGCCTTTCATGCGCAAAGCCGGACACGGACGAATCATAAATATCAGTTCCATCGCAGGCGTCTTTGCCGTTCCCTTTCAGGCTTTCTACAGTGCATCAAAGTTTGCGATTGAAGGGTATAGTGAAGCGCTTTATCAAGAAGTTAAGCCACTGGGTATACAAGTTTGCGTAGTCGAACCGGGAGATTTCCAGACTGGTTTCACAGCGCAACGGCAAGTGAGCCAGACTTCCCTCTCCCATGCGCAATATGGGGAGAGTTTTGCAAAAGCCATGCGAAATGTAGAGCAGTCTGAAAACAATGGTTGCCGACCGGAAAAGTTAGGTCAAGCGATTTGCAAACTGGTAAATAGCCGCCACCCTGCTTTCCGCACAAAGGTCGGTCCATGGGAGCAAGTATTCTTTGCACGCATCAAGCCTATGCTGCCGTTTAGTCTGGTAGATTGGCTGATCAGGAAATTCTATTAG
- a CDS encoding porin family protein, whose translation MKQTILTIFFAIIALGANAQSPISFQVKAGVGTSNFYGENVESDTRIAYKVGVGMNYELNRTWVFQPSLNFVSIGAREEVEYVGKVNMNELYIQLPIMMAARLNLGKNYSASLSVGPYIAYGVGGKTSGEMEEYDYSSEYNPNRSYRFRIDTFGNRIDDKMGNKRFDAGLMFGLNIEYHKFIFGAELQLGMIKVNDQLDNLLQSSGIEKFSPKNLASFFTVGYRF comes from the coding sequence ATGAAACAGACTATTCTCACTATTTTCTTTGCAATCATAGCATTGGGAGCAAATGCCCAGTCCCCTATCTCCTTCCAAGTAAAAGCCGGAGTCGGTACCTCCAACTTCTATGGAGAAAATGTAGAAAGTGATACACGCATCGCCTACAAAGTAGGTGTCGGCATGAACTATGAACTCAACCGCACATGGGTGTTTCAACCATCACTGAACTTCGTATCGATAGGTGCCCGTGAGGAAGTGGAATATGTAGGCAAAGTGAACATGAACGAGTTGTATATCCAGCTCCCCATCATGATGGCCGCCCGCCTCAACCTTGGAAAGAATTACAGTGCTTCCTTGAGTGTCGGTCCGTATATTGCCTATGGTGTAGGCGGAAAGACATCCGGTGAGATGGAGGAATATGATTACAGTAGTGAATACAATCCTAACAGAAGCTACAGATTCCGCATAGATACTTTCGGTAACCGGATAGATGACAAAATGGGAAACAAACGCTTTGACGCCGGCCTTATGTTCGGCCTCAACATCGAATATCACAAATTCATATTCGGAGCAGAGCTTCAATTGGGAATGATCAAAGTAAACGACCAGCTGGATAATCTATTGCAATCATCCGGCATTGAGAAATTCTCTCCCAAGAATCTCGCTTCGTTCTTCACCGTAGGATACCGGTTCTGA
- a CDS encoding MATE family efflux transporter, with protein sequence MRYSTKDNYLYLTTTPVPRLIVSLAVPTIISMLVTSFYNMADTYFVGKINTQSTAAVGIVFSVMSIIQAVGFFFGHGSGNYISRKLGAQETGNAEKMAATGFFWALFMGIFLAVVGLIFLSPLSLALGSTPTILPYTEKYLGIILLGAPFMTASLVLNNQIRFQGNAAYAMVGIVSGAVINVILDPILIFVFDMGISGAALATVISQICSFSLLLYMCRKGGNIRIRFKNFTPSLAFIKEIIGGGTPSLARQGLASVATILLNVAAGAYGDAAIAGMSIVTRIAMFINAFLIGFGQGFQPVCGFNYGAGLYVRVRQGFWFCVKVGFIFLLVCALAGMGFAEEIVSLFRKGDPDVIAVGAAALRWQFITFPLGSWIVMSNMMLQTIRKPVKATIISSARQGLFFIPLIFILPHYLGLQGVEMCQATADLLTFILAIPLTCSVLNEMKRKQAEQL encoded by the coding sequence ATGAGATATTCGACAAAAGATAATTATCTCTATCTGACTACCACCCCGGTGCCCCGTCTGATAGTATCATTGGCTGTACCTACGATTATTAGTATGTTGGTTACGTCATTCTATAATATGGCGGATACGTACTTTGTGGGGAAGATCAATACCCAGTCGACGGCGGCTGTAGGTATTGTGTTCTCGGTCATGTCCATAATTCAGGCGGTGGGCTTTTTCTTCGGACATGGTTCGGGGAACTATATTTCGCGGAAACTCGGTGCGCAGGAGACTGGGAATGCAGAGAAGATGGCGGCTACCGGTTTCTTCTGGGCGTTGTTTATGGGTATATTTCTGGCAGTAGTGGGACTTATCTTCCTTAGCCCGTTGTCGCTGGCATTAGGTTCTACACCTACTATCCTGCCTTATACGGAGAAATACCTGGGCATCATATTGCTGGGTGCCCCTTTCATGACTGCTTCGTTAGTACTGAACAATCAGATCCGTTTCCAGGGAAATGCAGCGTATGCGATGGTAGGAATCGTATCGGGTGCGGTGATTAATGTGATACTGGACCCTATTCTGATTTTTGTTTTTGATATGGGGATATCGGGTGCTGCGTTGGCTACGGTCATCAGTCAGATATGTAGTTTCTCCCTGTTGCTATATATGTGCAGAAAGGGTGGCAATATCCGTATCCGTTTCAAGAACTTCACACCTTCACTGGCTTTCATAAAGGAGATTATTGGTGGTGGTACCCCTTCGCTTGCCCGTCAGGGACTGGCGAGTGTAGCTACTATTTTGCTGAATGTGGCTGCCGGGGCTTATGGAGACGCGGCTATTGCAGGCATGTCTATTGTTACCCGTATCGCAATGTTCATTAATGCTTTCCTGATAGGTTTTGGACAAGGTTTCCAGCCGGTATGCGGTTTCAATTACGGTGCGGGATTGTATGTGCGTGTTCGTCAGGGATTCTGGTTTTGTGTAAAGGTGGGATTCATCTTCTTACTGGTGTGTGCGCTGGCAGGCATGGGATTTGCAGAAGAGATTGTTTCTTTGTTCCGTAAGGGAGACCCGGATGTAATTGCAGTAGGGGCTGCCGCCTTGCGTTGGCAGTTCATTACTTTTCCGTTGGGTTCATGGATTGTGATGAGTAATATGATGTTGCAGACGATTCGTAAACCGGTAAAGGCTACCATTATTTCTTCTGCCCGCCAAGGATTGTTCTTTATTCCGCTGATTTTTATCCTGCCTCATTATCTGGGTTTGCAGGGTGTGGAAATGTGTCAGGCTACTGCTGATCTTCTGACTTTCATTCTTGCCATACCGTTGACATGCAGTGTACTGAATGAAATGAAACGAAAGCAGGCGGAGCAGTTGTAA
- a CDS encoding ABC transporter ATP-binding protein → MKQETIHIEKLSIGYPGKGDVKVVASDICAGINSGELTCLLGANGVGKSTLLRTLSAFQPKLSGEIRIQGKEIGSYTDKQLSKVISVVLTEKCDIRNMTSVELIGLGRSPYTGFWGTLSKEDKEVVDHAINLVGISHLAHRMVHTLSDGERQKVMIAKALAQETPVIFLDEPTAFLDFPSKVEMMQLLHQLSRQTDKTIFLSTHDLELALQIADKIWLMDKVNGVTIGTPEDLSLDGTLSSFFARKGIVFDLETGLFRVNNEYTSQIRIVGHGQKYAMVRKALQRNGILANRNVESDVYIETGDLKGDGTFVLHPVNGEAVTVQTIDELLAEIVKIL, encoded by the coding sequence TTGAAACAGGAAACTATACATATTGAGAAACTATCCATTGGCTATCCCGGTAAAGGAGATGTGAAAGTCGTGGCAAGCGATATTTGTGCCGGAATCAATAGCGGGGAGTTGACTTGTCTGTTGGGTGCCAACGGGGTGGGGAAGTCTACATTGTTGCGTACACTTTCCGCATTTCAACCGAAGTTATCCGGTGAAATACGTATACAGGGAAAAGAGATTGGCTCTTATACGGACAAACAGCTTTCAAAAGTGATCAGTGTAGTCCTGACTGAAAAGTGCGACATCCGTAATATGACTTCTGTGGAACTTATCGGTCTGGGACGCAGCCCATATACCGGTTTCTGGGGAACACTCTCCAAAGAAGATAAAGAGGTAGTGGATCATGCTATTAATCTGGTCGGAATATCTCACCTGGCACATCGCATGGTACATACACTGAGTGATGGCGAACGACAAAAAGTGATGATTGCCAAGGCACTGGCTCAGGAAACTCCGGTGATTTTCCTGGACGAACCTACTGCCTTTCTTGATTTCCCGAGTAAAGTGGAAATGATGCAATTGCTCCATCAGTTGAGCCGGCAGACGGATAAGACTATTTTCCTGTCTACCCATGACCTGGAACTTGCCTTGCAGATTGCGGATAAAATCTGGTTGATGGATAAGGTGAACGGGGTGACTATCGGAACTCCCGAAGATCTTTCACTGGATGGAACCCTCAGTAGTTTCTTTGCCCGTAAAGGAATTGTGTTTGATCTGGAGACAGGATTATTCCGGGTGAACAATGAGTATACTTCCCAGATCCGTATTGTCGGGCATGGACAAAAATACGCTATGGTGCGGAAAGCTTTGCAAAGAAATGGTATTCTGGCAAACCGAAACGTGGAGTCGGACGTTTATATTGAAACGGGAGATTTGAAAGGGGACGGTACTTTTGTACTGCACCCCGTAAACGGCGAAGCGGTGACTGTGCAAACCATTGATGAACTGCTTGCAGAGATTGTAAAGATTCTATGA
- a CDS encoding iron ABC transporter permease gives MKRPTLLLMLVILASIFLFFLLNLLLGSVHIPFRAVWNILWGNTDESIIWQNIIWKSRVPQALTALVAGAGLSVSGLQMQTVFRNPLAGPSVLGISSGASLGVACVVLLSGAMGGVALSKLGYMGEVALSIAAIIGALSVMALIVYVSQKVKGNVTLLIIGVMIGYVASAIIGVLKYFSVEEDIRAYVIWGLGSFARVSGDQMILFVCIMAVLLPLSFLLIKTMNLLLLGDGYARNLGLNIKRARLLVISCSGVLVAIVTAYCGPIMFIGLAVPHLCRAIFHTSDHRILMPATLLVGASLALVCNLIARMPGFEGALPVNSVTALVGAPVVASVLFRKRKGELEE, from the coding sequence ATGAAAAGACCGACACTGCTTCTGATGTTGGTGATACTGGCATCTATATTCCTGTTTTTCTTGCTGAACCTGCTGTTAGGCTCTGTCCATATTCCTTTTCGTGCCGTTTGGAACATTTTATGGGGGAATACGGATGAATCCATTATCTGGCAGAATATCATTTGGAAATCCCGTGTGCCGCAGGCATTGACGGCATTGGTGGCGGGAGCGGGGCTATCGGTGAGTGGTTTGCAGATGCAGACGGTTTTCCGGAATCCGCTGGCAGGACCGTCGGTATTGGGTATCAGTTCGGGTGCCAGCCTGGGAGTAGCCTGTGTGGTATTGCTATCGGGAGCGATGGGCGGTGTGGCATTGAGCAAGCTCGGATATATGGGAGAAGTGGCGTTGTCCATTGCAGCTATTATCGGAGCACTGTCCGTGATGGCGCTTATCGTATACGTTTCACAGAAAGTAAAGGGAAATGTGACGTTGTTGATTATCGGTGTGATGATCGGTTATGTGGCAAGTGCTATTATCGGTGTATTGAAATATTTCAGTGTGGAGGAAGATATTCGTGCATACGTCATTTGGGGACTGGGTAGTTTTGCCCGTGTGTCGGGGGATCAGATGATACTGTTTGTCTGTATCATGGCGGTCTTGTTGCCACTCTCGTTTTTGCTGATAAAGACAATGAATCTGTTGCTGCTGGGCGATGGCTATGCTCGGAATCTGGGGTTGAACATCAAGCGGGCACGCCTGTTGGTGATCTCCTGTTCAGGTGTGCTGGTGGCGATTGTGACAGCGTATTGCGGTCCGATTATGTTTATCGGTTTGGCTGTTCCCCATCTTTGCCGGGCTATATTCCATACATCCGACCATCGGATACTGATGCCTGCCACATTGTTGGTAGGGGCTTCGTTGGCGTTGGTGTGCAACCTTATCGCCCGCATGCCGGGATTTGAAGGAGCTTTACCGGTGAATTCGGTGACTGCTTTGGTAGGTGCTCCGGTAGTGGCATCCGTGCTCTTCAGGAAGCGCAAAGGGGAACTGGAAGAATAA
- a CDS encoding ABC transporter substrate-binding protein: MKRTTAIIVFLLSILCVACGPKNKQNSTDLQATTASVSAADSIYPVYAQGFEVKYLPNHVRLVDLRDPQNESSNTFHYALVPRGTKPEGIPSDYTVIEIPVRSVICMTSLQLSNFIKLEACDKVVGITSTRHLFNKEMNERLKSGKTAKIGIEGNFDNEVIMSVNPDVIFISPFKRGGYDTMREIGIPLVPHLGYKEMTPLGQAEWIKFIGLFIGQEEEANEKFAAIEKHYNDLKQLAADVKKRPVVFSGEIRGGNWYAVGGKSFLAELFRDAGADYFLKDDPRSGGVTLDFETVYSQAESADYWRIVNSYDGTFSYDALKSLDPRYADFRAFRDKGVVYCNMREQPFYESMPMEPEIVLEDLIHAFHPDLLPDYQPKYYARLQ; the protein is encoded by the coding sequence ATGAAACGAACTACTGCAATAATTGTCTTCCTTTTAAGTATTTTATGTGTGGCTTGTGGCCCGAAAAACAAACAAAACTCTACTGATTTACAGGCTACCACAGCCTCCGTATCAGCTGCAGACTCTATTTATCCGGTCTATGCCCAAGGGTTTGAAGTGAAATATCTTCCCAATCATGTCCGATTGGTAGACTTGCGTGATCCTCAAAATGAAAGTAGTAATACTTTCCATTATGCATTGGTGCCCCGGGGAACGAAACCTGAAGGAATTCCTTCTGATTATACGGTGATCGAAATACCTGTGCGCAGTGTCATTTGCATGACTTCTTTACAATTATCCAATTTCATCAAACTGGAAGCCTGTGATAAGGTGGTGGGTATAACCAGTACACGCCACTTGTTCAACAAAGAAATGAATGAGCGCCTGAAGTCGGGTAAGACTGCCAAAATAGGAATTGAAGGTAACTTTGATAATGAAGTGATCATGAGTGTGAATCCGGATGTTATCTTTATCTCTCCTTTCAAGCGTGGCGGATATGATACGATGCGTGAAATAGGAATACCTTTGGTTCCGCACCTGGGATATAAGGAAATGACTCCGCTGGGACAGGCGGAATGGATTAAGTTCATCGGCTTGTTTATTGGACAGGAAGAGGAGGCGAATGAAAAGTTTGCTGCTATAGAAAAGCACTATAATGACCTGAAACAACTGGCTGCCGATGTGAAGAAGCGTCCGGTAGTATTCAGCGGTGAGATACGTGGAGGAAACTGGTATGCAGTAGGCGGCAAGAGCTTCCTGGCCGAACTGTTCCGTGATGCGGGAGCCGATTACTTCTTGAAGGACGATCCCCGTTCCGGTGGTGTTACACTGGATTTTGAAACAGTATACAGCCAGGCGGAGAGTGCCGATTACTGGCGTATTGTGAATAGTTACGACGGTACATTCTCTTATGATGCTTTGAAGTCTCTTGATCCCCGTTATGCCGACTTCCGTGCATTCCGTGACAAAGGTGTTGTTTATTGCAATATGCGCGAGCAACCTTTCTACGAAAGTATGCCGATGGAACCGGAAATAGTACTGGAAGATCTGATCCATGCGTTCCACCCCGATTTATTACCTGATTACCAACCGAAATACTACGCACGTTTGCAATGA
- a CDS encoding FAD-dependent oxidoreductase: MKKYDAIIIGFGKGGKTLAAEFAKRQKTVAIVERSDRMYGGTCINIGCIPTKTLVHLAKETPVKATWEEKKDYYRQAIGRKEEVTSFLRNKNYHNLADNPNVTVYTGVGSFAGPDVVEVRTETEVIELHSSQIFINTGAETIVPPIDGIKENPRVYTSTSIMELEELPERLVIVGGGYIGLEFASMYASFGSKVTVLEGYPELIGREDRDIAASVQTVLEKKGIVFHLNAKVQSVDGTTVIYEDAVTHEIHHLEGDAILLATGRRPNTSGLNLEVAGVKVNERGAIIVDEWLRTTNPAIRAIGDVKGGLQFTYISLDDYRIIREDLFGAGERRTDDREPVSYSVFMDPPLARVGLSEMEARKKGLNVKVNTLPVAAIPRARTLGETDGLFKVVVDADTNKILGCSLFGPETSEIINIVSIVMKMGQEYTFLRDYIFTHPSMSEALNDLMSF; encoded by the coding sequence ATGAAAAAGTATGATGCCATTATCATTGGTTTCGGCAAAGGTGGGAAGACCCTGGCTGCCGAATTTGCAAAACGTCAGAAGACGGTTGCCATAGTAGAACGTTCAGATCGTATGTATGGAGGCACGTGTATCAATATCGGCTGTATTCCTACAAAGACGTTGGTGCATCTGGCTAAGGAAACTCCGGTAAAGGCTACGTGGGAAGAGAAGAAGGACTATTATCGTCAGGCCATTGGTCGTAAAGAAGAGGTGACTTCCTTCCTGCGGAATAAGAACTATCATAATCTGGCTGATAATCCTAATGTGACGGTGTATACAGGTGTCGGATCGTTTGCCGGTCCTGATGTGGTAGAAGTGCGGACGGAGACAGAAGTAATTGAATTGCACTCTTCTCAGATCTTTATAAATACCGGTGCGGAAACCATCGTACCACCTATTGATGGAATAAAAGAGAATCCTCGCGTATACACCAGCACTTCCATCATGGAACTGGAAGAACTTCCCGAACGGCTGGTGATTGTGGGTGGAGGTTATATCGGCCTGGAATTTGCTTCCATGTATGCCTCTTTCGGTTCGAAGGTGACGGTACTCGAAGGGTATCCCGAACTGATTGGTCGCGAAGACAGGGATATTGCCGCCAGCGTACAGACCGTATTGGAAAAGAAAGGCATTGTTTTCCATCTCAACGCGAAAGTACAATCCGTGGACGGTACAACAGTGATTTATGAGGATGCTGTAACTCATGAAATCCATCACCTGGAAGGAGATGCTATCTTATTGGCAACTGGGCGTCGTCCGAATACTTCGGGGTTGAACCTGGAAGTTGCCGGCGTGAAAGTGAATGAACGGGGAGCCATTATTGTAGATGAGTGGCTGCGTACTACCAATCCGGCCATCCGTGCCATTGGCGACGTAAAAGGCGGGTTACAATTCACCTATATCTCATTGGACGATTACCGCATTATCCGTGAGGATTTGTTTGGTGCAGGAGAGCGGCGTACAGACGACCGTGAGCCTGTGAGTTATTCGGTATTTATGGATCCTCCTTTGGCACGTGTAGGACTGAGTGAGATGGAGGCCCGTAAGAAAGGACTGAACGTAAAGGTGAATACACTTCCCGTAGCAGCCATTCCGCGGGCACGTACTTTAGGTGAGACTGACGGATTGTTTAAGGTAGTAGTGGATGCCGATACAAATAAGATTCTGGGCTGTTCCCTGTTCGGACCGGAAACAAGTGAGATCATTAATATCGTATCTATTGTAATGAAAATGGGACAGGAATATACTTTCTTACGTGATTATATATTTACACATCCCAGCATGAGCGAAGCATTGAATGATCTGATGAGTTTTTAA
- a CDS encoding DUF417 family protein, producing MKTKLQSMFVAALTLAASTQKLGINLIRVAILVIFVWIGGLKFWNYEAEGIVPFVANSPFMSFFYTHSAPEYKEYKLKEGEFDAVKHEWHKENNTYGFSHGLGILIMTIGVLTFLGIFWPKVGLVGAGLAIIMTLGTLSFLVTTPEVWVPNLGSGEFGFPLLTGAGRLVIKDTAILAGAIVILADSAKSVLEQLKK from the coding sequence ATGAAAACAAAATTACAATCAATGTTCGTGGCGGCCCTGACACTGGCTGCATCTACTCAGAAATTGGGTATCAATCTTATCCGTGTGGCAATTCTGGTTATTTTCGTTTGGATAGGCGGATTGAAGTTCTGGAATTATGAAGCCGAAGGTATCGTGCCTTTTGTGGCAAACAGTCCTTTTATGAGCTTCTTCTATACGCATAGTGCTCCTGAATATAAGGAATACAAGCTGAAAGAAGGTGAATTTGATGCCGTGAAGCATGAGTGGCATAAGGAAAACAATACGTATGGCTTTTCTCATGGGCTGGGCATTCTCATCATGACCATTGGTGTTCTTACTTTTCTCGGCATCTTTTGGCCGAAAGTAGGCTTGGTAGGGGCGGGACTTGCCATTATCATGACTCTCGGAACGCTTTCTTTCCTTGTCACCACACCCGAAGTATGGGTGCCTAATCTGGGCAGTGGAGAGTTCGGTTTCCCTTTATTGACCGGTGCAGGAAGATTAGTTATAAAAGATACAGCCATTTTGGCCGGCGCAATTGTTATATTAGCAGACAGTGCGAAGAGCGTACTGGAACAATTAAAAAAATAA
- a CDS encoding helix-turn-helix domain-containing protein — protein MDYQLNTPLNGNLAMTSCFHENKALQQDTTLYKFIWVRNGILTVEIDHIPMRLEQDEIACLTPLHHIEIKAVEGEYLTFLFNSNFYCIFGHDDEVSCNGFLFHGSSQVMRLKLSQGQAANLNDIVRIFRQESAVRDNLQEEMLRIILKRFIITCTRIAREKCGVTPEQEKAFDIVRRFYILVDQNFREKKQVQDYANLLFRSPKTLSNLFSSCGVPSPLRIIHERVEAEAKRLLLYTPKSAKEISELLGFEDLSTFSRFFKKMTGESVSDFRKSNTTGNIAN, from the coding sequence ATGGATTATCAATTAAATACCCCCTTGAACGGGAATTTGGCAATGACTTCTTGTTTTCATGAAAATAAAGCACTGCAACAAGATACTACCTTATACAAATTTATATGGGTACGCAACGGCATCCTGACTGTTGAAATAGACCATATCCCGATGCGGCTGGAACAAGACGAAATTGCCTGTCTTACGCCTTTGCATCATATCGAAATTAAAGCTGTGGAGGGCGAATACCTCACTTTTCTGTTCAATAGTAATTTCTACTGCATCTTCGGCCATGATGACGAAGTATCGTGCAATGGTTTCCTTTTTCATGGTTCTTCCCAGGTGATGCGATTGAAGCTTTCTCAGGGGCAGGCTGCCAATCTGAATGATATTGTCCGTATCTTCCGTCAGGAATCTGCCGTTCGTGATAACCTGCAGGAAGAAATGCTGCGCATCATTCTCAAACGTTTCATCATCACCTGTACCCGCATTGCCCGTGAGAAGTGCGGTGTTACTCCGGAACAGGAGAAAGCTTTCGATATTGTCCGCCGCTTCTATATATTGGTTGACCAGAATTTCCGTGAAAAGAAACAAGTACAGGATTATGCCAACCTTTTATTCCGTTCTCCCAAGACACTTTCCAATCTGTTTTCTTCCTGCGGAGTCCCTTCTCCTTTGCGCATCATTCACGAACGAGTGGAAGCGGAAGCCAAACGTCTACTGCTCTACACTCCCAAAAGTGCCAAGGAAATCAGTGAACTCCTTGGCTTCGAAGATTTGTCCACATTCAGCCGCTTTTTCAAGAAAATGACAGGCGAAAGTGTGTCGGATTTCCGTAAATCGAACACAACGGGAAATATTGCCAACTGA